One Filimonas effusa genomic window carries:
- the ftsZ gene encoding cell division protein FtsZ, protein MIHFDLPKQKSSIIKVLGVGGGGSNAVNYMFAQDIEGVDFIICNTDAKALEQSAIPNKIQLGPHLTQGLGAGANPEVGKQATEESLEEIKRILEVNTKMAFICAGMGGGTGTGGAPIIAQICRELGILTVGIVTTPFGFEGPRRQQQAELGIKQLEPYVDTLLVISNDKLRMQYGNLKMKEAFGKADNVLATAAKCITDIINSRGHIIVDFADVCTVMKNGGVAILGSAFVEGEDRAQRAIEEALSSPLLNDNDIRGAKWILININSAEGEHECTMDELEVINTHLRMQAGENTDVIVGMGYDNDLDRKIGITLIATGFEHKDPFERRPAVAQQVAPKEEKIIMTLDIDGAEKKPTAQSQQSLPFEEKDPFAPRLADTTMPPVIVEQKPEEIAPLPQPSADGVYRFELSTDITAEVKPLPQAPAQPEEPTMQYVEKPVSNVFTGFLSKPANIYSEQQRAAQQPPVQQQQPVQQQPVAPQPVQQPYQPVMPQAPAPQQPVQQQPMPHQHTSPQPPAQQPPVQQPFAQQQPAQPDPHAEEGNEFQLVIKEDSAPVQPTAAITTFDIHDDEEDQKRRAAERIQKLRQLSFNMNTSDPNNEFESVPAYIRRNMDLFGNTLTSVENFYSKYTVKTDDNNETKISSLNTFLDGKKPD, encoded by the coding sequence ATGATACACTTTGATCTGCCAAAGCAAAAGTCGTCCATCATCAAAGTACTTGGTGTTGGCGGCGGAGGAAGTAATGCCGTGAACTACATGTTCGCGCAGGACATCGAGGGTGTTGATTTCATTATCTGTAATACAGATGCCAAGGCACTCGAACAAAGCGCAATTCCAAATAAAATCCAGCTCGGGCCCCATCTTACACAGGGGCTTGGTGCAGGTGCCAACCCTGAAGTGGGCAAGCAGGCGACTGAAGAATCGCTGGAAGAAATAAAACGCATCCTGGAGGTGAATACCAAAATGGCATTCATTTGCGCAGGTATGGGTGGCGGTACCGGTACCGGTGGTGCACCTATCATTGCACAGATCTGCCGCGAGCTGGGTATCCTTACGGTTGGTATTGTTACCACACCTTTCGGATTCGAAGGCCCCCGCAGGCAGCAACAGGCCGAATTGGGTATCAAACAGCTGGAACCATATGTAGATACATTGCTGGTGATCAGCAATGATAAACTGAGGATGCAGTACGGCAACCTGAAAATGAAAGAAGCATTTGGCAAGGCTGATAACGTATTGGCCACAGCTGCCAAATGTATCACTGATATCATCAATAGCCGTGGTCATATCATCGTTGACTTCGCCGACGTTTGCACGGTAATGAAGAATGGTGGTGTTGCCATCCTGGGTAGTGCCTTCGTAGAAGGTGAAGACAGGGCGCAGCGTGCTATTGAAGAAGCGCTAAGCTCTCCATTGCTAAATGATAATGATATCAGGGGCGCCAAATGGATCCTCATCAATATCAACAGCGCCGAAGGTGAACATGAGTGTACCATGGACGAGCTTGAAGTGATCAATACCCATCTGCGTATGCAGGCCGGTGAGAACACCGACGTGATTGTAGGTATGGGCTATGATAATGACCTGGACCGCAAAATAGGTATCACACTTATTGCTACAGGTTTCGAACATAAAGATCCTTTTGAAAGGAGGCCTGCTGTTGCACAACAGGTTGCCCCAAAAGAAGAGAAGATCATTATGACGCTGGATATTGACGGTGCAGAGAAAAAGCCAACCGCTCAATCACAGCAGTCACTTCCTTTTGAAGAAAAAGATCCTTTTGCTCCCCGCCTGGCCGATACCACTATGCCGCCGGTGATTGTAGAACAAAAGCCCGAAGAGATCGCGCCCCTGCCACAACCATCGGCAGATGGCGTATACCGCTTTGAGCTGTCTACCGACATTACTGCCGAAGTAAAGCCACTTCCGCAGGCGCCGGCACAGCCTGAAGAGCCGACGATGCAATACGTGGAAAAACCCGTAAGCAATGTCTTTACCGGCTTTCTGAGCAAACCTGCCAATATTTACTCCGAGCAGCAACGTGCCGCCCAGCAGCCGCCCGTACAGCAACAACAGCCTGTACAGCAGCAACCGGTAGCGCCGCAGCCAGTACAGCAGCCTTATCAGCCTGTAATGCCTCAGGCGCCTGCGCCACAGCAACCGGTTCAGCAGCAGCCAATGCCACACCAGCATACGTCGCCGCAGCCTCCCGCACAGCAACCGCCGGTGCAGCAGCCTTTTGCCCAGCAACAGCCTGCCCAGCCCGATCCGCACGCCGAAGAAGGTAATGAATTTCAGCTGGTGATCAAAGAAGACAGTGCGCCTGTACAGCCAACAGCGGCTATCACCACCTTCGACATTCATGACGATGAAGAAGACCAGAAAAGAAGAGCAGCAGAGCGTATTCAAAAGCTCCGCCAGCTTTCTTTCAATATGAATACTTCTGATCCGAACAATGAGTTTGAATCTGTTCCTGCCTATATCAGGCGGAACATGGACCTGTTCGGCAATACACTTACTTCAGTAGAAAACTTTTATAGTAAATACACTGTAAAAACCGATGATAATAACGAAACGAAAATATCATCACTGAATACGTTTCTGGACGGAAAAAAACCAGATTAA
- a CDS encoding TIGR01777 family oxidoreductase, which produces MEKLSMPTVLITGGTGTVGKRLTTMLVAKGYQVIVLTRNVAAQKPRTGVSYKEWNLETGYIDPSAVAEADHIIHLAGAGVADSKWTEKRKAEIVKSRTESSALLVKAARQSSSRLKTVVSASAIGWYAADKQRVQTEGFEENLPPAPGFLGETCKLWEESVAPFAEMGKRLVILRTGLVLSNDGGVIAEFKKPLKFGIATIMGSGEQVMSWIHIGDLCRMYIYALENEQLAGPYNAVAPSPASSKAVVLALAKQLRNKSFIAVHVPAFVLKAMLGEMSIEVLKSATISAAKIKAAGFLFLYPSLVPALEELDSEE; this is translated from the coding sequence ATGGAAAAGCTAAGTATGCCTACTGTATTAATTACAGGCGGAACGGGCACTGTTGGTAAGAGATTAACGACCATGCTCGTTGCCAAAGGTTACCAGGTAATTGTTCTTACCCGTAACGTCGCAGCACAAAAACCCCGCACGGGCGTTTCCTATAAAGAATGGAACCTGGAAACAGGTTATATAGATCCTTCTGCCGTAGCAGAAGCCGATCATATCATTCACCTCGCAGGTGCGGGTGTGGCAGACAGCAAGTGGACCGAAAAGCGTAAAGCTGAAATTGTAAAAAGCCGTACAGAAAGCAGCGCCTTGTTGGTAAAAGCAGCCCGCCAATCTTCATCCCGTCTCAAAACGGTGGTCAGCGCTTCCGCCATTGGCTGGTATGCTGCCGACAAGCAACGCGTTCAAACAGAAGGATTTGAAGAAAACCTTCCCCCCGCACCGGGCTTCCTGGGCGAAACCTGTAAACTATGGGAAGAAAGTGTAGCGCCTTTTGCCGAAATGGGAAAACGACTGGTAATACTTCGTACCGGCCTGGTGCTTAGCAACGATGGTGGTGTAATTGCTGAATTTAAAAAGCCGCTGAAGTTTGGAATCGCTACCATTATGGGTTCAGGAGAACAGGTGATGAGCTGGATCCATATCGGGGACCTTTGCCGCATGTACATCTATGCGTTGGAGAACGAACAGTTGGCTGGTCCTTATAACGCCGTAGCGCCATCTCCTGCTAGCAGTAAAGCAGTGGTGCTGGCCCTGGCGAAACAATTAAGAAATAAAAGCTTCATAGCAGTACACGTTCCGGCCTTTGTTCTGAAAGCGATGCTGGGAGAAATGAGTATTGAAGTGCTCAAAAGCGCCACCATCAGCGCCGCGAAAATAAAAGCAGCAGGCTTTCTCTTTCTATACCCCTCGCTGGTGCCTGCATTGGAAGAGCTGGATAGCGAAGAATAA